In Pseudoalteromonas sp. NC201, a single window of DNA contains:
- a CDS encoding Lnb N-terminal periplasmic domain-containing protein: protein MKTVLKYSAYSLLFYSTATLSFDTNELAQNTTWQKLLHLKKDGHSLIKSASFFLSDHTQFSPANELNATIAAFQREPSSQCQFPARAKWLRSQGVPLPKAPACVAFDEWKNEGDWNSISLVFASGYMSNPASLYGHMLLKIGSQSAHNILLDRSVNYGAIVPEDENGLVYIARGLFGGYQAGFSDQRFFHHHHNYSADELRDLWEYKLNLTPDEVEFITKHLWELLNAQFDYYFADENCAFHIAQLIELVLDKPLTADLPPWVIPVTIFDRLNQAKHQDNSLVSAIHYIPSTSSEFYNLYEKLSPELRSLAIHLYHHQKDFNNEKYQQLPTEQKVILLEVLMSFVQLQLTLERDEKRNSEFKRVLLKERIKLPAGISKAKSLSAITPSDKAPHLATKPSKVSLAIQSQPDSEYTARFGFRLTYFDSLSPDTARVKFSNLEMLDVELALADNDIDIYKFDVLDLESFNPSYAKGFDNQNWAWRLRLGYEKQQAYCNDCAFVGLNTAAGYAHLLNASSITFALATIETFSINNNYYLSPGIEVGLLSRLNNSFAFRTSISKNTHHAAHIKLELANQLSPQSDVRIGWDYAETSRLSLQFNYYWD from the coding sequence ATGAAGACCGTTCTCAAATATTCAGCTTACAGCTTACTGTTTTATAGTACAGCCACATTAAGCTTTGATACCAACGAGCTGGCCCAAAACACAACGTGGCAAAAACTTCTCCATCTAAAGAAAGATGGCCACAGTTTAATAAAATCAGCTTCTTTTTTTCTATCTGATCACACCCAATTTTCACCAGCGAACGAACTTAATGCAACTATTGCAGCTTTTCAACGTGAGCCTAGTTCACAGTGCCAATTTCCGGCTCGAGCCAAGTGGCTAAGATCCCAAGGCGTTCCGTTGCCAAAAGCGCCAGCTTGCGTGGCTTTTGATGAATGGAAAAATGAAGGTGACTGGAATTCTATCAGCTTAGTGTTTGCCTCCGGATACATGAGCAACCCGGCCTCGCTGTATGGGCATATGTTACTTAAAATCGGCTCTCAATCAGCTCACAATATCCTGTTAGACCGGAGTGTCAATTATGGAGCAATCGTTCCAGAGGACGAAAATGGGTTAGTTTATATAGCTAGAGGGTTATTTGGCGGCTATCAGGCTGGCTTTTCAGATCAGCGATTTTTTCATCATCACCATAACTACAGTGCGGACGAGCTGCGTGACCTTTGGGAGTACAAATTAAATTTAACACCAGATGAAGTCGAATTTATTACAAAACACCTTTGGGAATTACTAAACGCTCAATTTGATTATTACTTTGCTGACGAAAATTGCGCATTTCATATCGCACAACTTATTGAACTTGTGCTTGATAAGCCATTAACGGCTGACCTACCGCCTTGGGTGATCCCTGTCACTATTTTTGATAGATTGAATCAAGCTAAGCACCAAGATAATTCTTTAGTGTCAGCGATTCATTATATTCCTTCAACAAGCAGTGAGTTCTACAACCTATATGAAAAATTAAGTCCTGAGCTCAGATCGTTGGCAATCCATCTTTATCACCATCAAAAAGACTTCAATAATGAAAAGTATCAACAGCTTCCAACTGAGCAAAAAGTAATATTACTTGAAGTATTGATGAGCTTTGTACAGCTGCAACTTACCTTAGAAAGAGACGAGAAACGCAACAGCGAGTTTAAACGTGTATTGCTAAAAGAACGAATAAAGCTTCCAGCAGGCATCAGTAAGGCGAAATCCCTCTCGGCTATAACACCAAGTGACAAAGCACCACACTTGGCAACAAAACCGTCGAAAGTAAGCCTAGCCATTCAGTCACAGCCCGATTCAGAGTATACTGCGAGGTTTGGCTTTAGATTGACATATTTTGATTCGCTTTCTCCAGACACTGCTAGAGTTAAATTTTCAAACTTAGAAATGCTGGATGTAGAACTTGCGCTAGCTGATAACGACATAGATATTTACAAGTTTGACGTGCTGGATTTAGAGTCCTTTAATCCAAGCTATGCAAAAGGGTTTGATAACCAAAACTGGGCTTGGCGCCTACGCTTAGGCTATGAAAAGCAGCAGGCTTATTGTAATGATTGCGCTTTTGTTGGATTAAATACTGCAGCAGGCTACGCCCATCTGCTAAATGCTAGCAGCATCACATTTGCTCTCGCAACAATAGAAACTTTTTCTATAAATAACAATTACTATCTCAGCCCAGGTATTGAAGTTGGCTTACTTTCAAGGCTAAATAATTCTTTTGCATTCAGAACCTCTATCTCGAAAAACACTCATCACGCAGCACATATCAAACTTGAGCTCGCAAACCAGCTTTCGCCTCAATCCGATGTAAGGATTGGTTGGGACTATGCAGAAACATCCCGACTTTCATTACAGTTCAATTATTATTGGGATTAG
- a CDS encoding DUF3015 family protein — protein MFKTTLAAAIVVGAMTAPLAAHASDSVNPWQECGIGAIIFPDNGAAAAISNIIWDLGTTAVSTKISSVESCAGREVKTAMFIQQTFPTLEQEIAEGQGEYVSAMLAVRGCDAAATADIVTAIRNDYAAQPANNAEALYNIVETRVSTSYSAQCNAS, from the coding sequence ATGTTTAAAACTACTCTAGCTGCAGCAATCGTCGTTGGCGCAATGACTGCCCCTCTAGCTGCACACGCTTCTGATTCTGTAAACCCTTGGCAAGAATGTGGTATCGGTGCAATCATCTTCCCAGATAATGGTGCAGCTGCTGCAATTTCGAATATCATTTGGGACCTTGGTACGACTGCTGTTTCTACAAAGATTTCATCTGTAGAATCTTGTGCTGGTCGTGAAGTAAAAACTGCAATGTTTATTCAGCAAACATTCCCTACACTGGAGCAAGAAATTGCAGAAGGTCAAGGTGAATACGTGTCTGCGATGTTAGCAGTACGTGGCTGTGACGCAGCAGCAACAGCTGACATTGTAACCGCTATCAGAAATGACTACGCAGCGCAGCCTGCAAATAACGCTGAAGCACTATACAACATCGTAGAAACTCGCGTTTCGACTAGCTATTCAGCTCAGTGTAACGCAAGCTAA